One uncultured Caproiciproducens sp. DNA segment encodes these proteins:
- the recG gene encoding ATP-dependent DNA helicase RecG yields MMRSLFEKNIRDLKGVGEKRAKLFAKLGAPTVGALLRLYPRAYEDLSHPYPIQEAPLNEPCAVRATVVERPAEARIRAGLTIYKVKVTDGESDMELTYFNNPYIPVMLKTDKEYIFYGKITANFLKREMNTPEFVRSEVCPPVRPIYRQTQGLSSRMVETAVKSAFELLPDVVRDPIPEKIRAEYELCQLRFALENIHLPQSMEDLESARKRLVFEELLILQLGLLRLKGRSRAVSHLRLNHDLSEEFYSLLPFRPTGAQRRAVKEAVADMRSGFPMNRLIQGDVGSGKTAVAAALCYCAVQNGMQAALMTPTEILAQQHYASLSALLTGIRVALLTGSMPAVKKRAVLGALQTGEIQLVIGTHALLSEGVVFQRLGLVVTDEQHRFGVAQRAALASKGDHPHMLVMSATPIPRTLALMIYGDLDISVLDELPPGRQKVDTYAITSEKRQRAFRFVRKHIDEGRQCYIICPMIDEGQNDMASVNEYAEKVRAEWLPGYKTGVLHGKMKPKQKEAVMAEFSQGKISVLISTTVVEVGVDVPNAVVMLIENAERYGLSQLHQLRGRVGRGKYKSTCILISDAQNDETVTRLKTMCDTNDGFQIAEQDLKLRGPGDFFGHRQHGLPELKIADMIHNMDILKQAQSVAREILSEDGELESAPHHGLRAEVKQLFENISD; encoded by the coding sequence ATGATGCGCTCGTTATTTGAAAAAAATATCCGCGACCTGAAAGGCGTCGGCGAAAAGCGCGCCAAGCTGTTTGCAAAGCTTGGCGCGCCGACTGTCGGCGCTTTGCTGCGTCTGTACCCGCGTGCATATGAGGATTTAAGCCATCCATACCCGATTCAGGAAGCGCCGCTGAACGAGCCCTGCGCCGTCCGGGCGACCGTTGTGGAGCGCCCTGCGGAAGCAAGAATCCGTGCCGGCCTGACCATCTACAAGGTAAAGGTCACCGATGGCGAAAGTGATATGGAGCTGACATACTTTAACAATCCCTATATTCCGGTCATGCTCAAAACAGATAAGGAATATATTTTTTATGGAAAAATAACGGCTAATTTTTTGAAACGTGAAATGAATACACCGGAATTTGTCCGCTCCGAAGTCTGTCCTCCGGTCCGGCCCATTTACCGCCAGACACAGGGTCTTTCGAGCAGAATGGTCGAAACCGCGGTCAAAAGCGCTTTCGAACTGCTGCCGGATGTGGTGCGAGACCCTATCCCGGAGAAAATCCGCGCGGAATATGAACTCTGCCAGCTGCGTTTTGCACTGGAAAATATTCATCTGCCGCAAAGCATGGAGGATCTGGAATCTGCCCGGAAGCGCCTTGTTTTTGAGGAACTTCTGATTCTGCAGCTCGGTCTGCTCCGATTGAAAGGCCGCAGCCGCGCTGTAAGCCATCTAAGGCTGAATCACGACCTCTCCGAGGAATTCTATTCTTTACTGCCGTTTAGGCCCACAGGCGCCCAGCGAAGGGCCGTAAAAGAAGCCGTGGCGGATATGAGAAGCGGATTCCCGATGAACCGCCTGATTCAGGGCGACGTCGGTTCCGGAAAAACTGCGGTTGCGGCGGCTTTGTGCTACTGCGCGGTTCAAAATGGCATGCAGGCGGCATTGATGACACCCACGGAAATACTGGCACAGCAGCACTATGCTTCTCTGTCTGCCCTGTTGACGGGAATACGTGTCGCACTGCTGACCGGCTCAATGCCGGCAGTCAAAAAGCGTGCTGTTTTGGGAGCGCTCCAGACCGGAGAAATTCAGCTTGTGATCGGCACACACGCCCTTCTCTCTGAAGGAGTTGTATTTCAGCGTCTTGGTTTGGTGGTCACGGACGAACAGCACCGTTTTGGCGTAGCACAGCGCGCGGCTCTTGCTTCAAAGGGCGACCATCCGCACATGCTCGTCATGAGCGCCACTCCCATTCCGCGCACACTGGCGCTGATGATCTATGGGGATCTTGACATTTCAGTTCTTGACGAATTGCCGCCCGGTAGGCAGAAAGTTGACACCTATGCCATTACGAGCGAAAAGCGGCAAAGAGCGTTTCGTTTTGTCAGAAAGCACATTGACGAAGGCCGACAGTGCTATATCATCTGTCCGATGATCGATGAAGGTCAGAACGACATGGCGAGCGTGAACGAATATGCCGAAAAGGTACGGGCCGAATGGCTGCCCGGCTATAAAACCGGTGTGCTTCACGGCAAAATGAAACCGAAACAAAAAGAAGCCGTCATGGCTGAATTTTCGCAGGGCAAGATTTCTGTCCTGATTTCCACCACTGTTGTGGAGGTCGGCGTGGATGTGCCCAACGCGGTTGTTATGCTCATTGAAAATGCAGAGCGATACGGCCTCTCCCAGCTGCATCAGCTTCGCGGCCGTGTAGGACGCGGTAAATACAAATCCACCTGCATTTTAATATCCGATGCACAGAATGATGAGACCGTAACACGTTTGAAAACAATGTGTGACACGAACGACGGTTTTCAGATTGCCGAACAGGATTTGAAGCTCCGCGGCCCGGGGGACTTTTTCGGACACCGGCAGCACGGACTGCCCGAGCTGAAAATCGCCGACATGATACACAATATGGACATATTAAAACAGGCTCAGTCGGTCGCACGCGAAATTCTGAGCGAGGACGGCGAGTTGGAATCCGCCCCGCACCACGGGCTGAGGGCTGAGGTAAAACAGCTTTTTGAAAACATATCGGATTAG
- a CDS encoding DAK2 domain-containing protein gives MINGTDLRNAIISGANNIVKHKTSVDELNIFPVPDGDTGTNMSMTMGSASRELSKSGNNHAGEVAHSAASAMLHGARGNSGVILSILFRGFSKGIEGMEEVGGADLANALGVGVEAAYKAVMKPTEGTILTVSRVASEKGKAAAAIDDDAVYVWSAICKGAAEALEKTPELLPVLKKAGVVDAGGKGLCYIFDGMLSVFKDGTVIADEIDSSEEKAVENDFFRNAAAEFDQIINFTYCTEFIVGRDPECKKDPQDLRGYLETIGDCVVLVDDDDIIKVHVHTEEPGTALQAALAFGQLLTVKIENMKEQHRKAAEANEEAKARAASPLAPADPVNELGFVAVAAGEGLKTLFTDLGCTHVVSGGQTMNPSTNDILAAIMATPAKTVLVLPNNKNIIMAAEQTIPLVNDRKVIVLPTRTLPQGLSAMLAYDPDAAAEVNTISMMEAASNVATASVTFAARDSEFGGHKIKAGDILGMNNGKLELIEKDIVHACSKLTRSMISRNTSFITIIYGADVTEDQANEAYNRIKSKVGSETEVTLVNGGQPVYYFIVSIE, from the coding sequence GTGATAAATGGAACTGACCTGAGAAACGCTATAATTTCAGGCGCTAACAATATTGTAAAACATAAAACATCAGTAGATGAATTGAACATTTTCCCCGTACCTGACGGAGATACAGGCACCAATATGTCGATGACGATGGGTTCCGCCTCACGCGAACTTTCAAAAAGCGGAAATAATCATGCAGGTGAAGTCGCGCACAGTGCGGCTTCCGCCATGCTTCACGGTGCGAGGGGCAATTCCGGCGTCATCCTGTCCATTTTGTTCCGCGGATTTTCCAAAGGCATTGAGGGAATGGAAGAAGTCGGCGGCGCAGACCTTGCCAATGCTTTAGGCGTCGGCGTTGAGGCCGCTTACAAAGCTGTTATGAAACCGACAGAGGGAACTATATTGACTGTCTCCCGTGTTGCAAGTGAAAAAGGCAAAGCGGCAGCGGCAATTGATGACGATGCCGTGTATGTCTGGAGCGCGATTTGCAAAGGCGCTGCCGAAGCACTGGAAAAAACCCCTGAACTGCTGCCTGTTCTGAAAAAGGCAGGCGTTGTCGATGCCGGAGGAAAAGGCCTTTGCTATATTTTCGACGGAATGCTGAGCGTATTTAAGGATGGCACTGTGATTGCGGACGAAATTGATTCATCCGAAGAAAAAGCAGTGGAAAATGATTTCTTTAGAAATGCCGCGGCTGAATTCGACCAAATTATTAATTTTACCTATTGCACGGAGTTTATTGTGGGACGTGATCCCGAATGCAAAAAGGATCCGCAGGATCTGCGCGGCTACCTTGAAACCATTGGCGACTGTGTGGTTCTGGTCGATGACGACGATATCATTAAAGTGCATGTACACACGGAAGAACCGGGTACCGCGCTGCAGGCGGCTTTGGCTTTCGGCCAGCTTTTGACCGTTAAAATTGAAAACATGAAGGAACAGCACCGAAAAGCCGCTGAGGCAAATGAAGAAGCCAAAGCGAGGGCCGCATCCCCTTTAGCTCCCGCTGACCCTGTAAACGAGCTAGGGTTTGTCGCAGTTGCCGCCGGTGAAGGATTAAAGACACTTTTTACCGATCTGGGCTGCACACATGTTGTCAGCGGCGGACAAACGATGAACCCAAGTACAAACGATATTTTGGCGGCCATCATGGCAACACCTGCAAAAACCGTGCTTGTTCTGCCAAACAACAAAAATATTATTATGGCTGCCGAGCAGACCATCCCTCTTGTCAATGACCGGAAAGTAATCGTGCTGCCTACACGGACGCTTCCTCAGGGGCTTTCCGCTATGCTTGCCTATGACCCGGACGCCGCCGCAGAAGTAAACACCATCAGTATGATGGAAGCCGCCTCAAATGTTGCGACCGCCTCCGTCACCTTTGCCGCACGCGATTCTGAATTTGGCGGTCATAAAATCAAAGCGGGCGATATTCTGGGCATGAATAACGGCAAGCTTGAACTCATTGAAAAAGATATCGTTCATGCATGCAGTAAACTGACACGCTCCATGATAAGCCGCAATACTTCATTTATTACCATTATCTACGGAGCCGACGTCACGGAAGATCAGGCAAACGAGGCTTATAACCGGATTAAGAGTAAAGTTGGCAGCGAAACCGAAGTTACGCTTGTCAACGGCGGACAGCCGGTTTATTACTTTATTGTTTCTATAGAATGA
- a CDS encoding stage V sporulation protein S yields MEILKVSSKSAPNSVAGAVAGVIRETGSVELQAVGAGATNQAIKAIAIARGYLAPSGIDIVCIPAFASVIIDSEERTAIKLIVEPR; encoded by the coding sequence ATGGAAATATTGAAAGTATCATCCAAGTCAGCGCCAAACTCAGTTGCAGGCGCAGTTGCAGGAGTGATTCGTGAAACGGGATCGGTTGAGCTGCAGGCTGTCGGTGCAGGTGCCACCAATCAGGCTATTAAAGCCATTGCGATTGCACGAGGTTACCTTGCTCCGTCGGGAATCGATATTGTTTGCATTCCGGCTTTTGCCAGTGTAATCATTGACAGTGAGGAACGCACAGCAATCAAACTTATTGTTGAGCCAAGATAA
- a CDS encoding TIGR00282 family metallophosphoesterase — MNILAIGDVVGSIGCHFLRAHLPQLKKVRGVDLVIANGENSADGNGLTPVSVQFLFDSGVDVITSGNHSFRRKESYELYDSRECLLRPANFPSSAPGRGACVVDMGRMQVGVINLMGTIYMDSLDSPFDTADRLLAGGMPKITLIDFHAEATGEKRSFGYYLDGRVSAVFGTHTHVQTADDCVLPEGTGYITDLGMTGPIQSVLGVRPELVIEKMRTKMPVRFALAEGDCKMDCTMFNIDEKTGKTVSVERIQIQ; from the coding sequence ATGAATATTCTTGCCATTGGCGACGTTGTCGGCAGCATTGGCTGCCATTTTCTGCGCGCGCATCTTCCCCAATTAAAGAAAGTGAGGGGCGTGGATTTGGTCATTGCGAACGGTGAAAACTCTGCTGACGGCAACGGTCTGACTCCTGTTTCCGTTCAGTTTCTGTTTGACAGCGGAGTGGATGTGATTACTTCCGGCAATCACAGCTTCCGCCGCAAAGAAAGCTATGAACTCTACGATTCCAGAGAATGTCTGCTGCGCCCCGCAAATTTTCCATCCTCCGCACCGGGAAGAGGCGCCTGCGTTGTGGATATGGGACGAATGCAGGTAGGGGTAATCAACCTGATGGGCACAATTTATATGGACAGTCTGGACTCCCCGTTTGACACTGCCGACCGGCTGCTCGCCGGCGGTATGCCTAAAATTACACTGATTGATTTTCATGCTGAAGCAACCGGAGAAAAACGTTCATTCGGTTACTATCTGGACGGAAGGGTTTCCGCGGTTTTCGGAACGCATACCCACGTTCAGACCGCAGATGACTGTGTGCTGCCCGAGGGAACCGGTTACATTACGGATCTGGGCATGACAGGCCCAATTCAGTCGGTGCTTGGCGTGAGACCTGAGCTTGTTATTGAAAAAATGCGCACCAAAATGCCGGTTCGTTTCGCACTGGCTGAAGGTGACTGCAAAATGGACTGCACCATGTTCAATATTGATGAAAAAACCGGAAAAACCGTCTCGGTGGAACGTATACAAATTCAATAA
- a CDS encoding P-II family nitrogen regulator has product MIVRPEKLEDVKETLNELGILGMTVAMVSGCGQQKGRKKVYRGTEFSINLLPKIKVETVVHDSVVAELIEKITQKIQTGEVGDGKIFVYNVEQAVKIRTGESGDDAI; this is encoded by the coding sequence ATGATTGTCAGACCGGAAAAGCTTGAGGATGTCAAAGAAACACTGAATGAGCTTGGTATTCTTGGTATGACCGTTGCAATGGTTTCTGGGTGCGGTCAGCAAAAGGGCAGAAAAAAAGTTTACCGGGGAACTGAATTCAGCATTAACCTTCTTCCTAAAATAAAAGTGGAAACAGTGGTACATGATTCCGTCGTGGCAGAGCTGATAGAGAAAATTACGCAAAAAATCCAGACCGGTGAAGTCGGTGACGGAAAAATCTTTGTTTATAATGTAGAGCAGGCCGTTAAAATCAGGACAGGGGAAAGCGGAGACGACGCTATTTAA
- a CDS encoding P-II family nitrogen regulator, which yields MKKVELIIRPEKLEEVKEIFNELQIYGMTVAMVSGCGRQKGRKKVYRGTEFSLNLLPKIKIETVVHDSVVDALIAQVTEKIKTGEVGDGKIFVYNVEQAVKIRTSESGDDAI from the coding sequence GTGAAAAAAGTAGAATTGATCATCAGGCCTGAAAAGCTTGAAGAAGTGAAGGAAATCTTCAATGAACTGCAGATCTATGGAATGACAGTTGCCATGGTATCCGGGTGCGGACGCCAAAAGGGAAGAAAAAAAGTTTACAGAGGAACCGAATTCAGCTTAAACCTTTTGCCGAAGATCAAAATTGAAACTGTGGTGCATGACTCTGTAGTAGACGCTTTGATCGCGCAGGTAACGGAGAAAATTAAAACCGGTGAAGTCGGCGACGGAAAAATCTTTGTCTACAATGTCGAGCAGGCGGTAAAAATCAGAACAAGTGAGAGTGGTGACGATGCAATCTAA
- a CDS encoding ammonium transporter, with translation MKKLFKILSIASIVVIVTVLLSTTVFAAAADPTGASYATSTGSETISDVAVAANRAQLSANFVWIMITGFMVFFFQCGFAMVETGFCRGKNAAHTMTMNFMVFLVGAVGYFLVGFALQFGGSGGAAGLGTGGAALNGMLSIPGFGGILGYKGFFLQSGNTYDAGIYALFFFQMVFMDTTCTIPTGSMAERVKYSAVVISTFFVSMIYYPLFGNWMWGGGWLATLGKYFGLGHGAVDFAGSSVVHAMGGMMAFAGAIVIGPRIGKFKKDGTARAFPGHHLPMAIVGTIILFFCWFSFNAGSTLNAGDFRLAVVATNTMIAGAVGGLVAMFYMWIKYGKPDPSMTCNGALAGLVAITAPCAFVNGIVAFLIGAVGGVLVCLSVSFVENKLKIDDPVGAISVHCVNGVWGIIALGLFADGTYGDGINGITGGVKGLFYGDAGQFVAQMINVAVLIVWGFGLSFVWFKFLNKVWGLRVKPEVEIEGLDNEEMGALGYPDFVIQQSELDNVSPDPIIIQKYVK, from the coding sequence ATGAAAAAATTATTTAAAATTCTCAGTATCGCTTCAATAGTGGTAATTGTCACGGTGCTGTTATCCACAACTGTATTTGCTGCTGCTGCCGATCCTACCGGCGCATCTTATGCAACATCCACAGGTTCCGAAACGATCAGCGATGTCGCTGTTGCTGCGAACAGAGCGCAGCTCAGTGCAAATTTCGTTTGGATTATGATTACAGGGTTTATGGTCTTCTTCTTCCAGTGCGGTTTTGCAATGGTTGAAACAGGTTTTTGCCGCGGAAAAAATGCGGCTCATACGATGACAATGAATTTTATGGTCTTCCTCGTCGGTGCGGTAGGCTACTTTTTGGTTGGATTTGCCCTTCAGTTCGGCGGTTCCGGTGGTGCGGCCGGCCTTGGAACAGGCGGTGCGGCGTTGAACGGTATGCTTTCCATTCCGGGTTTTGGCGGCATATTGGGATATAAAGGATTCTTTCTGCAGTCCGGCAATACATATGATGCCGGTATTTACGCGCTCTTCTTCTTCCAGATGGTGTTTATGGACACTACCTGTACCATACCGACCGGTTCTATGGCAGAGAGAGTAAAGTATTCTGCGGTTGTGATTTCCACTTTCTTTGTGTCAATGATTTACTATCCGCTGTTCGGTAACTGGATGTGGGGCGGCGGCTGGCTTGCAACCCTCGGAAAATATTTCGGCCTTGGGCACGGTGCGGTAGACTTTGCGGGTTCATCCGTCGTTCACGCCATGGGGGGTATGATGGCTTTCGCCGGTGCGATTGTGATCGGCCCCAGAATCGGAAAATTCAAAAAAGACGGTACGGCAAGAGCTTTCCCGGGCCATCATCTTCCAATGGCAATCGTTGGTACGATTATCCTGTTTTTCTGCTGGTTCTCCTTTAATGCCGGATCCACACTGAACGCGGGAGATTTCAGGCTGGCTGTTGTCGCCACCAATACCATGATTGCCGGTGCAGTCGGTGGTTTGGTCGCGATGTTCTACATGTGGATTAAATACGGGAAACCGGACCCTTCCATGACCTGCAACGGCGCGCTTGCCGGTCTGGTGGCTATCACAGCTCCCTGTGCGTTTGTGAACGGCATTGTTGCTTTCTTAATCGGTGCTGTCGGTGGTGTCCTTGTATGCCTGTCGGTTTCTTTTGTTGAAAACAAATTAAAAATAGATGACCCGGTTGGTGCAATTTCGGTTCACTGCGTAAACGGTGTTTGGGGTATTATTGCCCTTGGATTATTTGCGGATGGAACATACGGTGACGGTATAAATGGCATTACAGGCGGAGTCAAGGGTCTGTTTTATGGTGACGCCGGTCAGTTTGTCGCACAGATGATTAACGTAGCAGTACTGATTGTCTGGGGCTTTGGTCTTTCCTTTGTTTGGTTTAAATTCCTCAACAAGGTTTGGGGTCTCAGAGTAAAGCCTGAGGTTGAAATCGAAGGGCTTGATAACGAAGAAATGGGTGCCTTGGGTTATCCGGACTTTGTTATTCAGCAGTCCGAGCTTGACAATGTTTCTCCGGATCCTATTATTATCCAGAAATATGTAAAATAA
- the rny gene encoding ribonuclease Y gives MTCIIIVLVCAIITGVAAFLGGIAHRKKQAEFTIGSAELEAKRIVSDAIKSSEAKKKEAVLEGKDEIHRMRNEAERELNERRKEVQRQERRIQQKEETLDKKVESLEAKDEILTNKNKQADERLAEAEAVKKSQFDMLERISGFTVDQAKDYLLKNLEDELTHEKAVKLMEIEQQTREDADKSAREIISMAIQRCAADHVAEATISVVPLPNDEMKGRIIGREGRNIRAIETLTGVDLIIDDTPEAITLSSFEPVRREVARIALERLIADGRIHPARIEEMIEKARREVDATIKQEGERAVIEAGVNGIHPEMIKLLGRLRYRTSYGQNVLNHSLEVAFLSGVMASELGLDPTIARRAGLLHDIGKSLDHEIEGSHVDIGVDVARKYKESETVIHAIQAHHGDVEAKTVIACIVQAADAISAARPGARRENLENYIKRLEKLEEVASSFEGVERCFAIQAGREIRVIVKPEMISDDKMVLLARDICNKIENDLEYPGQIKVNIIRESRAIEYAK, from the coding sequence ATGACATGTATTATAATCGTGCTGGTTTGCGCGATTATTACAGGTGTAGCCGCATTCTTAGGCGGAATTGCCCATCGGAAAAAGCAGGCTGAGTTCACCATCGGTTCTGCTGAGCTGGAAGCCAAAAGAATCGTCAGTGACGCGATTAAATCTTCTGAAGCCAAGAAAAAGGAAGCAGTTTTAGAAGGCAAAGACGAAATCCACCGTATGAGAAACGAAGCAGAGCGGGAACTGAATGAACGCAGAAAAGAAGTACAGCGTCAGGAACGCCGCATACAGCAAAAAGAAGAGACCCTTGATAAAAAGGTGGAAAGTCTGGAAGCAAAGGATGAAATCCTGACCAACAAGAACAAACAGGCTGATGAGAGACTTGCCGAAGCAGAGGCTGTTAAGAAGAGCCAGTTTGATATGCTGGAACGCATATCCGGCTTTACTGTAGATCAGGCAAAGGATTATCTGCTGAAAAACCTTGAAGATGAGCTTACGCATGAAAAAGCCGTCAAGCTGATGGAGATTGAGCAGCAAACCCGTGAGGATGCCGACAAATCCGCGCGTGAGATTATTTCGATGGCGATTCAGCGCTGTGCGGCAGATCATGTGGCCGAGGCCACAATTTCCGTTGTTCCGCTGCCGAATGATGAGATGAAGGGCCGTATTATCGGACGTGAGGGAAGAAATATCCGCGCAATTGAAACCCTGACCGGTGTTGACCTGATTATTGACGATACGCCGGAAGCAATTACTCTTTCCAGTTTTGAACCGGTTCGCCGTGAGGTAGCCCGTATCGCTCTTGAACGTTTGATTGCGGACGGCAGAATTCATCCTGCAAGAATAGAGGAAATGATAGAGAAGGCACGCCGTGAGGTGGACGCCACCATCAAGCAAGAAGGCGAGCGCGCTGTAATTGAAGCCGGAGTAAATGGAATCCACCCTGAAATGATTAAATTGTTGGGACGGTTGCGTTACCGCACCAGCTACGGACAAAACGTATTGAATCATTCGCTGGAAGTTGCTTTTTTATCCGGTGTGATGGCTTCCGAACTTGGTTTGGACCCTACAATCGCACGCAGAGCGGGTTTGCTGCATGATATCGGCAAATCACTCGATCATGAAATTGAAGGTTCCCATGTTGACATTGGTGTTGACGTGGCTCGCAAATACAAGGAAAGCGAAACAGTTATCCATGCAATTCAGGCTCATCACGGCGACGTGGAAGCAAAAACGGTAATTGCCTGCATTGTACAGGCGGCCGATGCGATTTCAGCCGCAAGACCGGGCGCAAGACGTGAGAATCTTGAGAACTATATTAAGCGTCTTGAGAAGCTCGAGGAAGTTGCCTCTTCATTTGAAGGCGTTGAACGCTGCTTTGCGATTCAAGCCGGCAGGGAAATCCGTGTTATTGTAAAACCTGAAATGATCAGCGATGACAAAATGGTGCTTTTGGCTCGGGACATTTGTAATAAGATTGAGAACGACTTGGAATATCCGGGACAGATCAAGGTAAACATAATTCGTGAAAGCCGCGCGATTGAGTACGCGAAGTAG
- the thrS gene encoding threonine--tRNA ligase, producing MINVMLKGNTKEFDSGVTVAEIAKSIGMGLYKAACAGKIDGKVVDLRTPVTNDCELEILTFDSEDGKKAYWHTTSHIMAQAVKRLFPGAGFAIGPAVENGFYYDVDLERSLTPEDLPKIEAEMKKIIKEDIPLERFELDPKEAKELMEKDNQKYKVELIEEHSGKGEKISFYKQGDYTDLCAGPHLMSTGNVKAVKLTNCTGAYWRANSNNKMLQRIYGISFPKAAELDAYVTMMEEAKKRDHRKIGKDLELFTIMEEGPGFPFFLPKGMILKNLLIDYWRQIHREAGYQEISTPIILNRKLWERSGHWGHYKQNMYTTVIDEEDYAIKPMNCPGGMLVYKTKMRSYKDLPLRMGELGLVHRHELSGALHGLMRVRCFTQDDAHIFMTKEQIKDEIKGVVRLIDKVYKTFGFEYHIELSTQPEDSMGAKEDWDTATDALRDAITELGYDFEVNEGDGAFYGPKLDFHLTDCIGRTWQCGTIQLDFQMPERFELEYTGADGAKHRPIMIHRVVFGSIERFIGILTEQYAGAFPLWLAPVQVQVLPISENTRTYAQKVYDELTAAGLRCEIDNRNEKIGYKIREAQLQKIPYMLVIGDKEVQENSVAVRSRKEGDIGSMSIDAFVAKAVDQVAEKSKD from the coding sequence ATGATAAACGTAATGTTAAAAGGGAATACAAAAGAGTTTGACAGCGGCGTAACAGTTGCTGAAATTGCAAAATCAATCGGCATGGGTTTGTACAAGGCTGCCTGTGCCGGAAAAATAGACGGAAAGGTTGTCGACCTGCGTACCCCCGTAACCAATGACTGTGAATTGGAGATTCTCACCTTTGACAGCGAAGACGGCAAAAAAGCCTATTGGCACACCACATCGCATATCATGGCGCAGGCTGTGAAAAGACTGTTCCCCGGTGCGGGTTTTGCCATTGGCCCTGCGGTTGAGAACGGCTTCTACTATGATGTTGATCTGGAACGGTCACTGACCCCGGAAGACCTTCCGAAAATTGAAGCGGAAATGAAGAAAATTATCAAGGAAGATATTCCTCTTGAACGCTTTGAGCTTGACCCGAAGGAAGCCAAAGAGCTGATGGAAAAAGACAACCAGAAATATAAGGTGGAACTGATTGAAGAACATTCCGGAAAAGGAGAAAAAATCAGCTTCTACAAGCAGGGCGATTACACAGATCTTTGCGCCGGTCCTCATCTGATGAGTACGGGAAACGTGAAAGCTGTTAAACTGACCAACTGTACGGGAGCCTATTGGCGTGCAAATTCAAACAATAAAATGCTTCAGCGCATTTACGGCATTTCTTTTCCAAAAGCGGCTGAGCTTGACGCTTATGTCACAATGATGGAAGAAGCAAAAAAACGTGACCACCGTAAAATCGGAAAGGATCTTGAACTGTTCACAATAATGGAAGAAGGCCCCGGATTCCCATTCTTTCTGCCAAAAGGCATGATATTAAAGAATTTGCTGATTGATTATTGGCGGCAGATTCACCGTGAAGCAGGGTACCAAGAGATTTCCACGCCGATTATTCTGAACCGTAAGCTGTGGGAAAGAAGCGGTCACTGGGGTCACTATAAGCAGAATATGTACACAACGGTGATTGATGAGGAAGACTATGCCATCAAACCGATGAACTGCCCGGGCGGAATGCTGGTTTACAAGACAAAGATGCGTTCCTACAAAGATTTGCCGCTGCGCATGGGTGAGTTGGGGCTTGTTCACCGCCACGAGCTTTCCGGTGCTTTGCACGGATTGATGCGCGTGCGCTGCTTTACCCAGGACGACGCACATATTTTCATGACCAAAGAGCAGATCAAGGATGAGATTAAAGGGGTTGTGCGCCTGATTGACAAGGTGTATAAAACATTTGGGTTTGAATACCATATTGAACTTTCCACACAGCCGGAGGACTCCATGGGTGCGAAAGAGGATTGGGATACTGCTACAGATGCTCTGCGTGACGCTATTACTGAGCTTGGATATGACTTCGAGGTAAATGAGGGGGACGGCGCATTTTATGGCCCGAAGCTTGACTTTCATCTCACCGACTGCATTGGGAGAACTTGGCAGTGCGGTACGATTCAGCTCGATTTTCAAATGCCGGAGCGGTTTGAACTGGAATACACTGGTGCGGATGGTGCAAAGCACCGCCCAATTATGATTCATCGTGTTGTGTTCGGAAGTATTGAGCGGTTTATAGGAATTCTGACAGAGCAGTATGCGGGAGCATTTCCACTCTGGCTTGCCCCGGTTCAGGTTCAGGTTCTTCCGATTTCCGAAAATACACGCACATACGCCCAAAAGGTTTATGATGAGCTGACTGCGGCAGGTCTGCGCTGCGAAATTGATAATCGCAATGAGAAAATCGGTTATAAAATTCGAGAAGCACAACTTCAAAAGATTCCTTATATGCTTGTTATCGGGGACAAAGAGGTACAGGAAAACTCCGTGGCGGTCCGCAGCCGAAAAGAAGGCGACATCGGCTCCATGAGCATTGATGCGTTTGTTGCAAAAGCGGTCGATCAGGTTGCTGAAAAATCCAAAGACTGA